One Tachysurus fulvidraco isolate hzauxx_2018 chromosome 2, HZAU_PFXX_2.0, whole genome shotgun sequence DNA segment encodes these proteins:
- the mfsd14a1 gene encoding MFSD14 family MFS transporter, with the protein MTQSKKKKRVNRSLLLAKKIIIKDGGTPQGFGSPSVYHAVIVIFLEFFAWGLLTAPTLVVLHETFPKHTFLMNGLIQGVKGLLSFLSAPLIGALSDVWGRKSFLLLTVFFTCAPIPLMKISPWWYFAVISVSGVFAVTFSVVFAYVADITQEHERSMAYGLVSATFAASLVTSPAIGAYLSRAYGDSLVVVLASAIAMLDICFILVAVPESLPEKMRPASWGAPISWEQADPFASLKKVGQDSTVLLICITVFLSYLPEAGQYSSFFLYLRQIMGFSSESVAAFIAVLGLLSIVAQTVVLSLLMRSIGNKNTILLGLGFQILQLAWYGFGSEPWMMWAAGAVAAMSSITFPAVSALVSRTADPDQQGVGQGMITGIRGLCNGLGPALYGFIFYIFHVELDEVPDGGEDVQHQTQLHQQSAIIPGPPFLFGACSVLLALLVALFIPEHTPLGSRSGSWKKHTSGHGHQHSAQPPEAKEPLLQDTNV; encoded by the exons ATGACACAGAGCAAAAAGAAGAAGCGGGTGAATCGCAGTCTCCTGCTGGCCAAAAAGATCATCATCAAGGATGGCGGCACG CCGCAGGGTTTCGGGTCCCCCAGTGTTTACCATGCTGTCATCGTCATATTTTTGGAGTTCTTTGCTTGGGGATTGTTGACTGCACCAACACTGGTG GTCCTTCATGAAACATTTCCGAAGCACACGTTTTTAATGAATGGCCTCATACAGGGAGTAAAG GGTTTGCTGTCGTTCCTGAGCGCCCCACTGATTGGCGCTTTGTCTGATGTCTGGGGCAGGAAGTCGTTTCTCCTCCTCACTGTTTTCTTCACGTGTGCTCCCATCCCTCTGATGAAGATTAGCCCATG GTGGTATTTTGCGGTCATTTCTGTATCTGGAGTGTTCGCTGTGACATTCTCTGTGGTTTTTGCCTATGTGGCCGACATCACGCAGGAGCATGAACGCAGCATGGCATACGGCCTG GTTTCAGCTACGTTTGCAGCAAGCCTAGTGACCAGCCCCGCCATCGGTGCCTACCTCAGCCGAGCATATGGAGACAGTCTAGTAGTGGTTTTAGCATCAGCGATCGCCATGCTGGACATCTGCTTCATACTGGTGGCTGTTCCTGAATCACTACCAGAGAAAATGAGGCCGGCGTCGTGGGGAGCGCCGATCTCCTGGGAACAGGCTGACCCTTTTGCC TCCCTTAAGAAGGTGGGTCAGGACTCAACGGTGCTCCTCATCTGTATTACAGTATTCCTGTCATACCTCCCAGAGGCTGGCCAGTACTCCAGCTTCTTCCTCTACCTTCGACAG ATAATGGGCTTTTCATCAGAAAGTGTTGCTGCTTTCATAGCTGTACTAGGATTACTTTCAATTGTCGCACAG ACTGTAGTGTTAAGTTTACTCATGCGTTCCATTGGGAACAAGAACACAATCTTGCTGGGTTTGGGCTTTCAGATCCTTCAGCTAGCATGGTACGGGTTCGGTTCGGAGCCATG GATGATGTGGGCTGCAGGCGCTGTGGCGGCCATGTCCAGCATCACTTTCCCCGCTGTTAGTGCACTAGTGTCCCGTACTGCAGACCCAGACCAGCAAG GAGTGGGTCAGGGAATGATAACAGGGATCCGTGGTCTGTGTAACGGACTGGGCCCAGCTCTCTACGGCTTCATCTTTTACATCTTTCACGTGGAGCTGGATGAGGTTCCTGATGGAGGTGAAGATGTCCAGCATCAAACTCAGCTCCATCAGCAG AGTGCTATAATTCCTGGGCCTCCATTTCTTTTTGGAGCATGCTCAGTGCTGCTGGCGCTACTCGTGGCTCTGTTCatccctgaacacacaccactgggTAGCCGATCAGGAAGCTGGAAGAAACACACCTCCGGCCACGGGCATCAGCACAGCGCTCAGCCTCCAGAAGCCAAGGAGCCCCTGCTGCAGGACACAAACGTGTGA